From Skermanella sp. TT6, a single genomic window includes:
- a CDS encoding Fe2+-dependent dioxygenase, which produces MILCIAQVLPPDLLEDVVRRLEDARFVDGARTAGWHARLVKANEQLSPADAAHADLIRRINAAIEGHQLFQIAARPKAVRPVMISRYTAGMEYGTHVDDAMMGGIRTDVSFTLFLGDPASYDGGELVMEGTGGEQAYKLDAGSMILYPSGALHRVEPVTRGARLAAVGWAQSLVRDPGKREILFDLDTARRAIFRQQGKTAEFDLISKSTANLMRLWAES; this is translated from the coding sequence ATGATACTTTGCATCGCACAGGTCCTGCCGCCCGACCTGCTGGAGGACGTCGTCCGCCGCCTGGAGGACGCGCGCTTCGTCGACGGCGCGCGGACCGCCGGCTGGCACGCCAGGCTGGTCAAGGCGAACGAGCAGCTGTCGCCGGCCGACGCGGCCCACGCCGACCTGATCCGCCGCATCAACGCGGCGATCGAGGGGCATCAGCTGTTCCAGATCGCGGCGCGGCCCAAGGCGGTGCGGCCGGTCATGATCAGCCGCTACACCGCCGGCATGGAGTACGGGACCCATGTGGACGACGCCATGATGGGCGGCATCCGCACCGACGTCTCCTTCACTCTGTTCCTCGGCGATCCCGCGTCCTACGACGGCGGGGAACTGGTGATGGAGGGAACCGGCGGCGAACAGGCCTACAAGCTCGACGCCGGCTCCATGATCCTCTACCCGTCCGGCGCGCTGCACCGCGTCGAGCCGGTCACCCGAGGCGCCCGCCTGGCCGCGGTCGGCTGGGCGCAGAGCCTCGTGCGCGATCCCGGAAAGCGGGAGATCCTGTTCGACCTGGACACCGCGCGACGCGCGATCTTCCGGCAGCAGGGCAAGACGGCGGAGTTCGACCTGATCTCCAAGAGCACCGCCAACCTGATGCGCCTCTGGGCGGAGTCCTGA
- a CDS encoding SagB/ThcOx family dehydrogenase yields MDAPDDSLPRDIRGYHRRTKHAPHRYALGPAFLDWESQPDPFRRFHGARMVDLPLESDRPTPPFGRWEDIPPHRLDACSLGLFLELALGLSAWKAVDGARWAVRNNPSSGNLHPTEGYVVLPSLPGIGEAPALYHYAVAAHALEERCVLGTVPELPPGGFMVGLSSIAWREAWKYGERAFRYCQHDVGHAIGSLAYAAACLGWRLTVLARPGDAEVAEWLGLHREDAGHRFEREHPDLLALVHPGPCAAILPQHPGGTWYGQANRLSDDHDPWPAVDLALRFTAKPAGDARDPRPHPGPPASVSEEAAGAVIRRRRSVMRMDASKCLPREALDGMLAATLPDARHVPWTGFPWPARIALFLFVHRVEGMERGLYALIRDPGSFSDLKAACDSSFLWQPAGERSDLPLFLLARGDLEKRASQLSCLQAIAGKGAFSLGMVAEFGRTLDEEGPWAYRRLFWEAGLIGQVLYLEATAAGVSGTGIGCYFDDAVHETLGINGQAMAWQSLYHFTVGTAVEDSRIATEPAYGHLDR; encoded by the coding sequence ATGGACGCGCCCGACGACAGCCTGCCGCGCGACATCAGGGGATATCACCGGCGCACCAAGCATGCGCCGCACCGCTATGCGCTCGGCCCGGCCTTCCTGGATTGGGAGTCGCAACCCGACCCCTTCCGCCGCTTCCACGGCGCGCGCATGGTCGACCTGCCTCTCGAATCGGACCGGCCGACGCCGCCGTTCGGCCGGTGGGAGGACATTCCGCCGCACCGCCTGGACGCCTGTTCGCTGGGACTGTTCCTGGAACTGGCGCTGGGATTGAGCGCCTGGAAGGCGGTCGACGGTGCCCGGTGGGCCGTGCGCAACAACCCGTCCAGCGGCAACCTGCATCCGACCGAAGGATACGTCGTCCTGCCGTCCCTTCCCGGCATCGGCGAGGCGCCGGCGCTGTACCACTACGCGGTCGCGGCCCACGCGCTGGAAGAGCGCTGCGTCTTGGGGACCGTACCCGAACTGCCGCCCGGCGGCTTCATGGTCGGGCTTTCCTCGATCGCCTGGCGGGAGGCATGGAAGTATGGCGAGAGGGCCTTCAGGTACTGCCAGCATGATGTCGGCCACGCCATCGGATCGCTGGCCTACGCCGCCGCCTGCCTCGGCTGGCGGCTGACCGTCCTGGCCCGGCCGGGCGACGCCGAGGTCGCGGAGTGGCTCGGGCTGCACCGCGAGGACGCCGGACATCGGTTCGAACGCGAGCACCCCGACCTGCTGGCCCTGGTCCATCCCGGCCCCTGCGCCGCGATCCTTCCGCAGCATCCCGGCGGGACCTGGTACGGGCAGGCCAACCGCCTGAGCGATGACCACGATCCCTGGCCGGCGGTGGATCTGGCCCTGCGTTTCACGGCCAAGCCGGCGGGCGATGCACGGGATCCACGGCCGCACCCGGGACCGCCGGCTTCGGTGTCGGAGGAGGCCGCCGGCGCCGTGATCCGACGCCGGCGCAGCGTCATGCGCATGGATGCTTCGAAGTGCCTTCCGCGGGAGGCCTTGGACGGCATGCTCGCGGCGACATTGCCCGATGCCCGGCACGTCCCCTGGACCGGCTTCCCCTGGCCGGCGCGGATCGCGCTCTTCCTGTTCGTCCATCGGGTCGAGGGGATGGAGCGTGGGCTGTACGCCCTGATCCGGGACCCGGGTTCGTTCTCCGATCTGAAGGCCGCCTGCGACTCCTCCTTCCTCTGGCAGCCGGCGGGGGAGCGGAGCGACCTGCCGCTTTTCCTGCTTGCACGCGGCGACCTGGAAAAGCGCGCATCGCAGCTCAGCTGCCTTCAGGCCATCGCCGGCAAGGGAGCGTTCAGCCTCGGCATGGTCGCGGAGTTCGGGCGCACGCTGGACGAGGAAGGCCCCTGGGCCTACCGGCGCCTTTTCTGGGAGGCCGGATTGATCGGCCAGGTGCTGTATCTGGAAGCGACAGCCGCGGGTGTGTCGGGCACCGGGATCGGCTGCTATTTCGACGACGCGGTGCATGAAACCCTGGGCATCAACGGCCAGGCGATGGCGTGGCAGAGCCTCTACCACTTCACCGTCGGTACCGCGGTCGAGGACTCCCGGATCGCGACCGAGCCGGCTTACGGCCACCTGGACCGGTGA
- a CDS encoding alpha/beta hydrolase — MYRHLSTQDEIDREYNPRLIASDVDRVVAGWVERSAATRDACPNRLRRSFGPTLAECLHVFPAGGPGAPIHVFVHGGYWRAFGADDFSFIADSGLRQGVATVVVNYDLCPRVRIPEITRQVRGALAWVWHNAAEFGGDRGNIVVSGHSAGGHLVGRLLATNWVRDYGLPADLIKGALPISGLFDLEPLRWSWLQPTIQLTGDDILAESPIRRLPPVPIPVVAAVGGAESAEFRRQSRAYADALRAEESPADVLEVAGRDHFTILDDLADADGPLWREVERMLKRTS; from the coding sequence ATGTACCGTCACCTGAGCACCCAGGACGAGATCGACCGGGAGTACAATCCCCGACTCATCGCCTCGGATGTCGACCGGGTGGTGGCGGGCTGGGTGGAGCGGAGCGCCGCGACCCGCGACGCCTGTCCGAACCGGCTGCGCCGCTCGTTCGGGCCGACGCTGGCGGAATGTCTCCATGTCTTCCCCGCCGGAGGGCCCGGTGCGCCGATCCATGTCTTCGTCCATGGCGGCTACTGGCGGGCGTTCGGAGCCGACGACTTCAGTTTCATCGCCGACTCCGGGCTGCGGCAGGGGGTTGCGACCGTGGTGGTCAATTACGACCTGTGCCCGCGAGTCCGGATCCCGGAGATCACCCGGCAGGTCCGAGGCGCGCTGGCCTGGGTCTGGCACAATGCGGCCGAGTTCGGCGGCGACCGCGGCAACATCGTGGTGTCGGGCCATTCGGCCGGCGGTCATCTGGTGGGGCGCCTGCTGGCGACCAACTGGGTGCGCGACTACGGATTGCCGGCCGACCTGATCAAGGGAGCGCTGCCGATCAGCGGGCTATTCGACCTTGAGCCGCTGCGCTGGTCGTGGCTCCAGCCGACCATCCAGCTGACAGGGGACGATATCCTGGCCGAAAGCCCCATCCGCCGGCTTCCGCCGGTTCCGATCCCCGTCGTCGCCGCGGTCGGCGGGGCGGAGAGCGCCGAGTTCCGCCGCCAGTCGCGCGCCTATGCCGACGCGCTTCGGGCCGAGGAGTCGCCCGCCGACGTCCTGGAGGTGGCGGGGCGCGACCACTTCACCATCCTCGACGACCTGGCCGACGCCGACGGGCCGCTGTGGCGGGAGGTGGAGCGCATGCTGAAACGAACCTCTTGA
- a CDS encoding ABC transporter substrate-binding protein produces MNSVSRGVAAILAAGFACFASPLSAQTGDVKVGMITTLSGPGSGLGIDVRDGFALALKDLGGTLGGLKATVIEGDDQQKPDIAKQIADRMVERDDVDVVTGIIWSNLALALMPSLERAEVFFLSPNAGPSQLAGKQCNPFFFGVAYQNDGQHEAMGQHMQSQGIKRAYLMAPNYPAGKDALTGVKRFFKGEVVGEVYTAVGQLDYAAELAQLRAAAPDGVYIFYPGGMGINFVKQFEQAGLKGKIPLFGPGFSFSEDSLPAIGDAALGVMNTAQWSGDIDNPQNRKFVQGFEAAYNRLPSVYAAQAYDTALLLDSAVRKVGGNLADKDALRAALKAADFQSIRGDFKFNANHFPIQDYYLREVVKDDEGRLTNLIRGTVFEDHADPYAAECRM; encoded by the coding sequence ATGAATTCCGTATCCCGCGGCGTCGCCGCCATCCTGGCGGCAGGCTTCGCCTGTTTCGCTTCCCCCCTTTCCGCCCAGACCGGCGACGTGAAGGTCGGGATGATCACCACCCTGTCGGGTCCCGGCAGCGGGCTCGGCATCGACGTGCGCGACGGCTTCGCGCTGGCCCTGAAGGACCTGGGCGGCACGCTCGGCGGCCTGAAGGCCACGGTGATCGAGGGCGACGACCAGCAGAAGCCCGACATCGCCAAGCAGATCGCCGACCGCATGGTGGAGCGGGACGACGTGGACGTGGTGACCGGCATCATCTGGTCCAACCTGGCCCTGGCCCTGATGCCCAGCCTGGAACGGGCGGAGGTCTTCTTCCTGAGCCCGAACGCCGGTCCGTCGCAGCTGGCCGGCAAGCAGTGCAACCCGTTCTTCTTCGGCGTCGCCTACCAGAACGACGGCCAGCACGAGGCGATGGGCCAGCACATGCAGTCCCAGGGCATCAAGCGGGCCTACCTGATGGCGCCGAACTACCCGGCGGGCAAGGATGCGCTGACCGGGGTCAAGCGCTTCTTCAAGGGCGAGGTGGTCGGCGAGGTCTACACCGCGGTCGGCCAGCTCGACTACGCGGCGGAGCTGGCGCAGCTCCGCGCGGCGGCGCCGGACGGCGTCTATATCTTCTATCCCGGCGGCATGGGCATCAATTTCGTCAAGCAGTTCGAGCAGGCCGGCCTGAAGGGGAAGATCCCGCTGTTCGGGCCCGGCTTCAGCTTCAGCGAGGATTCCCTGCCGGCGATCGGCGACGCGGCGCTCGGCGTCATGAACACCGCGCAGTGGAGCGGCGACATCGACAACCCGCAGAACCGGAAGTTCGTCCAGGGCTTCGAGGCGGCCTACAACCGGCTGCCGTCGGTCTACGCGGCGCAGGCCTACGACACGGCCCTGCTGCTGGACAGCGCGGTCCGCAAGGTGGGCGGCAACCTGGCGGACAAGGACGCCCTGAGGGCGGCGCTGAAGGCGGCCGACTTCCAGTCGATCCGGGGGGACTTCAAGTTCAACGCAAACCATTTCCCGATCCAGGACTATTACCTGCGGGAGGTGGTCAAGGACGACGAGGGCCGGCTGACCAACTTGATCCGCGGCACCGTGTTCGAGGACCACGCCGATCCCTACGCGGCCGAGTGCAGGATGTGA
- a CDS encoding branched-chain amino acid ABC transporter permease: MNTLLLVEQGLNGLQLGVMLFLMAAGLTLVFGIMDMINLAHGSFYMVGAYLTATFAPLLDSFVLGLLLALPLAALVGMAVEMVALRTLYRREHLDQVLATFGLILFFNELVRIVWGPQPIFLSPPAWLAGTVEIIPGVPYPAFRLAIIGVGLAVAGFLYLLITRTRTGMLIRAGASNREMLGALGVDVKRLYTLVFGLGAALAALAGAMAGPILAVQVGMGESVLILTFVVIVIGGLGSVRGALVGALLVGMVDTMARALLPTLLRAVMPPSQADGVGASLASMTIYILMAAVLAWKPRGLFPAHA, encoded by the coding sequence GTGAACACGCTTCTGCTGGTGGAGCAGGGGCTGAACGGGCTTCAACTGGGCGTGATGCTGTTCCTGATGGCGGCCGGGCTGACTCTGGTCTTCGGCATCATGGACATGATCAACCTGGCGCATGGCTCGTTCTACATGGTCGGCGCCTACCTGACGGCGACCTTCGCGCCGCTGCTCGACAGCTTCGTCCTGGGCCTGCTGCTCGCGCTGCCGCTGGCGGCGCTGGTCGGCATGGCGGTGGAAATGGTGGCGTTGCGGACCCTGTACCGCCGGGAGCACCTTGACCAGGTGCTCGCCACCTTCGGCCTGATCCTGTTCTTCAACGAGCTGGTCCGGATCGTCTGGGGTCCGCAGCCGATCTTTCTGAGCCCGCCGGCGTGGCTGGCCGGCACGGTCGAGATCATTCCCGGCGTGCCCTATCCGGCGTTCCGGCTGGCGATCATCGGCGTCGGGCTGGCGGTCGCCGGCTTCCTCTACCTGCTGATCACCCGGACCCGGACCGGCATGCTGATCCGGGCCGGCGCCTCCAACCGGGAGATGCTGGGGGCGCTGGGCGTCGACGTGAAGCGGCTCTACACCCTGGTGTTCGGCCTGGGTGCCGCGCTGGCCGCCTTGGCGGGCGCCATGGCGGGGCCGATCCTGGCGGTCCAGGTCGGCATGGGCGAGAGCGTGCTGATCCTGACCTTCGTGGTGATCGTGATCGGCGGGCTGGGATCGGTGCGGGGTGCCTTGGTCGGAGCCCTGCTGGTCGGCATGGTGGACACGATGGCGCGGGCGCTGCTGCCGACGCTCCTCCGCGCCGTGATGCCGCCGTCCCAGGCGGACGGCGTGGGCGCGTCGCTGGCCTCGATGACCATCTATATCCTGATGGCCGCCGTGCTGGCCTGGAAGCCCAGGGGGCTGTTTCCGGCCCATGCCTGA
- a CDS encoding branched-chain amino acid ABC transporter permease has product MPDFRHRETWAVLIGLAFLLALPPLADAMGKGFYITLFTRILIFGLAAVSLDLILGYGGMVSFGHAAFVGIGAYVVGILSWHVFDGSPVVTWPVLVEGTENAFVVWPLAALMGGLFALVIGAVSLRTTGISFIMITLAFAQMLFYLAIGLRQYGGEDGIALYNKSELVPALDLFDRTIFYYVCLAILVAFLALCRRLVGSRFGMAVQGARINERRMRALGFSPYRHKLTAFVISGAAAGLSGALLANAAEFVGPAYMSWQRSGELIVMVVLGGMGSLFGPVLGAAAFLLLEEWLADLTEHWQIFLGPILLLVVVFARRGIWGIVAGPDRRER; this is encoded by the coding sequence ATGCCTGACTTCCGTCACCGCGAAACCTGGGCGGTCCTGATCGGCCTCGCCTTCCTGCTGGCATTGCCGCCGCTGGCTGACGCCATGGGCAAGGGATTCTACATCACCCTGTTCACCCGAATCCTGATCTTCGGGCTGGCCGCCGTCAGCCTGGACCTGATCCTCGGCTATGGCGGCATGGTCAGCTTCGGCCACGCGGCCTTCGTCGGGATCGGCGCCTACGTGGTCGGCATCCTGTCCTGGCACGTGTTCGACGGCTCGCCGGTGGTCACCTGGCCGGTCCTGGTCGAGGGAACGGAGAACGCCTTCGTCGTCTGGCCGCTGGCGGCGCTGATGGGCGGGCTGTTCGCCCTGGTGATCGGGGCGGTCAGCCTGCGGACGACCGGCATCTCCTTCATCATGATCACCCTGGCCTTCGCCCAGATGCTGTTCTATCTGGCGATCGGACTGCGCCAGTACGGCGGCGAGGACGGCATCGCTCTCTACAACAAGAGCGAGCTGGTACCCGCCCTCGACCTGTTCGACCGGACCATCTTTTACTATGTCTGCCTGGCAATCCTGGTGGCGTTCCTGGCGCTGTGCCGGCGGCTGGTCGGCAGCCGGTTCGGCATGGCGGTTCAGGGCGCCCGGATCAACGAGCGGCGGATGCGGGCGCTGGGCTTCTCACCCTATCGCCACAAGCTGACCGCCTTCGTGATCTCGGGCGCGGCCGCCGGCCTGTCCGGCGCGCTGCTGGCGAACGCCGCCGAGTTCGTCGGGCCGGCCTACATGTCGTGGCAGCGCTCCGGCGAGCTGATCGTGATGGTCGTGCTGGGCGGCATGGGATCGCTGTTCGGGCCGGTCCTGGGCGCCGCGGCCTTCCTGCTGCTGGAGGAGTGGCTGGCCGACCTGACGGAGCATTGGCAGATCTTCCTCGGCCCGATCCTGCTGCTGGTCGTGGTGTTCGCCCGGCGCGGCATCTGGGGCATCGTCGCCGGCCCGGACCGGCGGGAGCGCTAG
- a CDS encoding ABC transporter ATP-binding protein, giving the protein MLETRNLCKRFGGLVATDHVSLSIREGELHAVIGPNGAGKTTLIAQLAGELKPDQGAILFDGRDVTRLPVHRRAAAGLARSFQITSVFPRFTALQNVALAVQAHAGHSFRFWRRASRDEALNGPARGALELVGLGDRAGVRAELLSHGEQRQLEIAMALATGPRMLLLDEPMAGMGPAEGAEMVELLRGLKRRYTILLIEHDMDAVFALADWITVLVHGAVIATGTPDGIRSDPEVRRAYLGEEAG; this is encoded by the coding sequence ATGCTGGAGACCCGGAATCTCTGCAAGCGGTTCGGTGGGCTGGTCGCGACCGACCACGTGTCGCTCTCGATCCGGGAGGGCGAGCTTCATGCGGTGATCGGCCCCAACGGCGCCGGCAAGACGACCCTGATCGCCCAGTTGGCGGGCGAGCTGAAGCCGGACCAGGGCGCCATCCTGTTCGACGGGCGCGACGTGACCCGGCTGCCTGTCCACCGCCGGGCCGCGGCCGGGCTGGCGCGGTCGTTCCAGATCACCAGCGTCTTTCCCCGGTTCACCGCGCTCCAGAACGTGGCCCTGGCGGTCCAGGCCCATGCCGGGCACAGCTTCCGGTTCTGGCGCCGGGCCTCCCGGGACGAGGCGCTGAACGGCCCGGCGCGCGGGGCGCTGGAACTGGTCGGGCTGGGCGACCGGGCGGGCGTCCGGGCCGAGCTGCTGTCCCACGGGGAGCAGCGCCAGCTGGAAATCGCCATGGCGCTGGCGACCGGGCCGCGCATGCTTCTGCTGGACGAACCCATGGCCGGCATGGGTCCGGCGGAGGGCGCCGAGATGGTCGAGCTGCTGCGCGGGCTGAAGCGGCGCTACACCATCCTGCTGATCGAGCACGACATGGACGCGGTCTTCGCCCTGGCGGACTGGATCACCGTGCTGGTCCACGGCGCCGTGATCGCGACAGGCACGCCGGACGGGATCCGCTCCGACCCCGAGGTCCGCCGGGCCTATCTGGGCGAGGAGGCCGGCTGA
- a CDS encoding ABC transporter ATP-binding protein has protein sequence MLTVEGIETFYGTSQVLFGLSLEVATGEVVTLLGRNGMGKTTTVRSVMGLTPPRAGTIRFDGTVISGLPSFRVAQAGLGLVPEGRQIFANLTVRENLVATARHGPWDLAAIHELFPRLKERGGNMGNQLSGGEQQMLAIGRALMTNPRLIILDEATEGLAPLIRQEIWHCLDRLKAAGQSILLIDKNIEPMLRLADRHYVIEKGRVVWSGTSPELAAEPDIRQRYLGV, from the coding sequence ATGCTGACGGTCGAGGGCATCGAAACATTCTACGGCACCAGCCAGGTCCTGTTCGGCCTGTCGCTGGAGGTGGCCACCGGCGAGGTCGTGACCTTGCTGGGGCGGAACGGCATGGGCAAGACCACGACGGTCCGCTCGGTCATGGGCCTGACGCCGCCCCGCGCAGGCACCATCCGGTTCGACGGGACGGTGATCTCCGGCCTGCCGTCCTTCCGGGTGGCCCAGGCCGGGCTGGGACTGGTGCCGGAGGGGCGCCAGATCTTCGCCAACCTGACGGTGCGGGAAAACCTGGTCGCCACGGCGCGGCACGGCCCCTGGGACCTGGCCGCCATCCACGAGCTGTTCCCCCGGCTGAAGGAGCGCGGCGGCAACATGGGCAACCAGCTTTCCGGCGGCGAGCAGCAGATGCTGGCGATCGGGCGGGCATTGATGACCAACCCGCGCCTGATCATCCTGGACGAGGCGACCGAGGGGCTGGCACCGCTGATCCGGCAGGAGATCTGGCATTGCCTGGACCGGCTGAAGGCGGCCGGGCAGTCCATCCTGCTGATCGACAAGAACATCGAGCCGATGCTTCGCCTGGCCGACCGCCATTACGTCATCGAGAAGGGCCGGGTGGTCTGGTCAGGCACCTCGCCCGAGCTGGCCGCCGAGCCGGATATCCGCCAGCGCTACCTGGGCGTCTGA